Proteins encoded together in one Salarchaeum sp. JOR-1 window:
- a CDS encoding VWA domain-containing protein: MNDDTNDRQLYNLSRRKVLGGLGAVGLASAGAGLGTSAYFTDTESFTGNTLAAGELDLKLDYKSTYTGGPGRLEDIQAMGYPDAEDLGDGRYLLAQTPRPGDGMGWEDYLPEFDFCAPENDQYLVNGDGISIFHLEDVKPGDSGEMTVSIHICDNPAWLEMGGELSENADNTMSEPESEVDSTPDAGELADAIEVTVWYDEDCDNVYEPTGTGEQQELEVALVSDVSGSMSQEIGDLKSAAKGFVDNLSSPDEAAAISFSDGSSLDQQLTTNYQTVKDAIDQYTSGGGTDMDQGISTAETELISGANATSGASKVMIVLTDGQPSSQQAATTAAMNAKQAGIRIFTIALGSGAATSYLENNIASSPGDAYVAPDPSDLDTVYSEIAQVVLAGEQLIAQGSLADVMALLAGGVELDGDRTEEGRQPYPGNTTQCIGFEWVLPTDVENEVQTDSVAFNVDFTATQYRHNPQTTTTAPQ; encoded by the coding sequence ATGAACGACGACACCAACGACCGACAACTGTACAACCTCTCGCGGCGCAAAGTGCTCGGCGGCCTCGGTGCCGTCGGCCTCGCCAGCGCCGGCGCCGGCCTCGGCACCAGCGCCTACTTCACCGACACCGAATCCTTCACCGGCAACACGCTCGCCGCCGGCGAACTCGACCTGAAGCTCGACTACAAGTCCACGTACACGGGCGGCCCCGGCCGCCTCGAGGACATCCAGGCGATGGGCTACCCGGACGCGGAAGACCTCGGCGACGGCCGCTACCTGCTCGCCCAGACCCCGCGGCCCGGGGACGGAATGGGCTGGGAGGACTACCTCCCCGAGTTCGACTTCTGTGCGCCCGAGAACGACCAGTACCTCGTGAACGGCGACGGCATCTCCATCTTCCACCTGGAGGACGTGAAGCCCGGGGACTCCGGTGAGATGACGGTCAGCATCCACATCTGTGACAACCCGGCGTGGCTGGAGATGGGCGGCGAGCTCAGCGAGAACGCCGACAACACGATGTCGGAACCAGAGAGCGAAGTCGATTCGACCCCCGACGCGGGCGAGCTCGCGGACGCCATCGAGGTCACCGTCTGGTACGACGAGGACTGCGACAACGTCTACGAACCCACGGGCACGGGCGAACAGCAGGAGCTCGAAGTCGCGCTCGTCAGCGACGTCTCCGGGTCGATGAGTCAGGAGATCGGTGACCTGAAGTCGGCCGCGAAGGGGTTCGTCGACAACCTCTCCAGCCCGGACGAGGCGGCCGCGATCTCGTTCTCGGACGGATCGAGCCTCGACCAGCAACTCACGACGAACTACCAGACCGTCAAGGACGCCATCGACCAGTACACATCCGGTGGCGGAACCGACATGGACCAAGGGATCAGCACGGCCGAGACCGAACTCATCAGTGGTGCGAACGCCACGAGCGGCGCGTCGAAGGTCATGATCGTCCTGACCGACGGCCAGCCGAGCAGCCAGCAGGCCGCGACCACCGCCGCGATGAACGCCAAGCAGGCGGGCATCCGCATCTTCACCATCGCGCTCGGCTCCGGCGCCGCGACCAGCTACCTAGAGAACAACATCGCGTCCAGCCCGGGCGACGCGTACGTCGCGCCCGACCCGTCCGACCTCGACACGGTCTACTCGGAGATCGCGCAGGTCGTGCTCGCCGGCGAACAGCTCATCGCGCAGGGCTCGCTCGCGGACGTCATGGCGCTGCTCGCCGGGGGCGTCGAACTGGACGGCGACCGCACCGAGGAGGGACGGCAGCCGTACCCCGGGAACACGACGCAGTGCATCGGGTTCGAGTGGGTGCTCCCCACCGACGTGGAGAACGAGGTGCAGACGGACAGCGTCGCGTTCAACGTGGACTTCACCGCGACCCAGTACCGCCACAACCCCCAGACCACGACCACGGCACCCCAGTAG